One Hevea brasiliensis isolate MT/VB/25A 57/8 chromosome 6, ASM3005281v1, whole genome shotgun sequence genomic window, TCTTGCCACCCTGAGGGCTCAAACTGCCATGAAAGTTCACCCTGCCATGACATATCATTCTGTGAGGCAAACGGAGTTGGTCGAAAACCACGAGGAGTCCTTCGCAGAGTAGAAATCCTGGATATTTCAGTAGAGCTGAACTGTGTAAATGAAGGTGAAGCATAGTGTGAAGTAGCAGGTGTTGTTCTGTGCCTGCGTTGCCTGCGGTGACGATGGTTTCGAGAACGGTCGTAGGAGTAGTGGTCGATTTCGAAGGAGGAATCAGCCATTGATATTGAAAGTGTTTGAACTTTGATGGGGTAAAGAAATTGCAAGGGAGAGTGTTAGAGAGAAACTTTGTTAGGCCATGAGCGAAAAGAACAAGGTTCAAGTTTTCCTTTTTTTTAGCAAAGAACAAGGTTGAACTTAGTGACTAATGAATGTTCAGATTCTTTGATTAAGCCGCTTGTTTTTGCAGCCTGCAAATTCAAGATGTTCATCTATTGGAGAATAAGTCCTTAAAAATATCGTTAATTAGGAATTATCTCCATTGGCACGtaagaaagattttttttttctttattcatATATAATGAAAAGGATAAATTGTTCTTTCATATGCCATAATTAATACTTGAAAATAGAgcatcataaaaataaaaatttattatgttagtatatatttgaaattataattatcttaattttataTTGTATTAGTGTATATTCAACCTAAAATTCTCTATTTCTATccgttttaatttaaataatatgaaAAGATTAAAACAATCTGCATTCTTTCGttagaaatataaatttattttttttaaaaaaagttttcTTACCAAGTTTTCGTCATTTTCTAACCCTTTCTTTGCTATTTACAACAACTTGTAAGATGCAATAAGAATAGTAATTTTAGCGTTTTTTAGTGCTTGGGTAGTCAGAAAATGAGTTAATGtagaatattttattaataaaaaaaaattaaatcatttaaaaaaaatactttttaaaaaaaaaattatttttaaaattttaataattttattaaaatataaaaacatttacatatactaaacaTAAAAACATGCCATTATTTTGACATTGCaatcaaataatttttattttatgttttggCCTAACCCTTGTATTTGTCTCCTTTATTGCATTTGCATCATACAAGCATAATATAAGTTATTAATAAGTTGAGTATTGATTGTTTCAAACAACGCTTTTGACAGAAAGAGATCCATGTTCATATTTTAAACATAAATTAGTTTGAGAAGAGAGTTCAAAGCTTTATTTTtcaagtaaataacaaaaatgtgaATTCAAAGCATAGGTAAATAATAAAATTGGCTTGTTTGTGCAATGAATCAATGGATTGGTCTACCTTACTACGGTGGATGGCAAGTGTACAGTATACAAGGCTATAAGGCCGGCCCTTTGAATATCTTTATAATAGTGCCAGGAACTAAATGCTTAATGATGTAGGTCAAAAGATGAAGTAATCAATTCATctgataattaatattaaaaaaaaaaaatctcccatAATAAATTCATGTTTCTTGGACCAAGTTTTAATATTGGAAATAGTTGTTAACAGGTTCTCCAAATGTCTATCACAGCATTAGCAATTGCATTTTTGAGACTATCTAAAACTATACGCAAAAGGGTCAATGGCACTTTGTAATGACCAAACATAAATGGGTTTatatgattttaaaaaataataaaaatacaagacATGCAAAGTTTAAAAATGATTTGCAGTCTGTCCAATGGTCAAGAGATCAACAACGTTCTAACATTTGAAGATTACAATAATAGACCCATCTGGCTGATTCTGTCCACTGAtgaaaatcccaattaaataattcCAAAAGTGGAGATTACAAGGGTGCTTTGTTCACTGTCAGCAAGCTCTAGTTATTGAATTTCAGGATACTTCTACTAAAATAGCTTAAGTTAATTGGACTTGTTTTCCTTTGCTTATATTATCCTTCAATTCTGTGTACTTGACTAATGTGAAACTATAATATTTTTCTAAGTTTATAAATCCAGTTATCACTTGAACTAAATGTAGTAGCCCATTTAGAGTTTCTGCTCTTCTTTATAATTTGAGTCTACGAATCTCTTCAGTTTTACTAGTCTATGCATCCATCAGGGTCTAGTTGAAATTATCTCCAACTCAAAAGAGATGAAAACTGTTACAATGTCTAAAGTTTTGAGTTACCTCCACGAAAATAACTTTAGTCAATTAGACTTAACCGTCCCCTACTCATCAAGCCTTCAACCTTACAATGGCGTAGAAACTCATTACGCTCACTCTTTTAGTTATGTAGGTTTGCGTTCAATTTAAATTAACCTGAAAGCAGGCACACTTCACTGGACCATTTCTCAATTAACATCTAACAtccgagagggagagagagattatGGCTATCAACAAGAAAAGCATAACATTAGCAGTAATAAAGCGAAGAAGATTATAAAATAAAGTAGTCTTTGTTTACATGCTGTTACTCCGCATAATCACATCACTCTTCTTAAAATGGTCACCAACACTATTTCTGCCAAGAGTCTGAATGCTCATAACGCATCACACAAGGCTAAAgcaaataaagagaagaagaaaaaagaatgcTCCTAGACTACCAAAATCACAAGAATGCCAATCGGCGATTTTTGTTCGATACAATATATAACGTATTTCAACACAAGCATTTGTATCCTATATATAATCCTTTACACCCTATCACTTGAGATACTCCAAGCAGTGGCTCTAAACTTTTCTCTCATGTAATTATCTGAGCTTTGAGTCACTTCCCTTGCTTCGGAATGATGAAAGAGAGAAGAACGATCGTGGAGCTGTAAAATTTGGATGCAAAAGTGTAAATATAACATCATAAACAAAAAAATTCCAAAAGAAACAGAAAGCTTCCCTTCATTACTTCATGCCTTCAGAAGGCCAATTTAACTTGCAACAATTATTAATAGCAGAACTGCAAATGACCTCTGAATTACTTTCAAAGTGAAATCTTAAGAACTCTTAATTGATCTGGCTCAGATCATCTAAAAAAGAGCACGACCAATAGGCCTCTTTGTTGAGCTCATTGAGCAAAACTCAGATGCAAGCAAGCATGAGAGCACATGATGGAAAGACTGCTTACAGTCAATACCTACTTCTCGAAGTACTTTCAAAGTGTTCTTTGTTGAAACATAAGAACACAACTTCAGATCACAGGTAAGATTTTCAAGCTTTTTTGTTCCTACATCTATTACGCATATAAAGCAGGATGCATTCCCTCTCATGTGAACTTACCATTGTAAAAACATTAATCACTGGTTTTGGTGCCCACATGCTTGTCTAGGCTTAATGAACAGATCAAACCACCTAGTCATTCACCCTGGCTTGGCTTTGCTCATTTGTAACCCTAGATTGATCAATAGTGAGTTCTAATTTACCCTTTACAGTTTTAGATTCAAATTTGTCTGAGCTAGAGTGTTGCTAGGAACACTTATATTTGCCCAATGCGACTTCAGTTCAATAACCAATACTATATAACGACCAAGACCAAGTCCTATGGAAATGTATTGGATACATTTGGGAAGTCATTTAAATTTATCTTTAAGAGACCATTTCTACATCCTAAAACATTTATTACATTTGCAGCCAACAAAATTACCATTTGCACaactatattaacattttaataaaatcaccTTTAATAGAGCTTCCAGACATATGATCATCCCTCAGTTTGAAGTTTGCCGGAGGTGCTGGTATGGAGCTATGAATAGCTTGATCTGCAATAAAAGAGACACATCATCTATGCAAGATTCAGCTGTATAACCAAAATATGCAGGCCAAAAAGCAAAATTGCAAGAAGAATAAAAACTTAACAAGAACATTTAAAAACTTAACAACTGAAAGCCTACAATTAGGTGGAGAAATATATCTCCACCAAAGTGCTTATATAAAAGAGAACTATTTATAAATACAAAAACATTAAAACACAAAGATTTGAAGTAAAGATATGCAAAAAGTTAGCAGGCTCCCTTGTCAGTTGAACACTACTGTACTAATTATGCCCCTTCAATAACTTTGGCATATGAATATCAAAACATCACTTACATGGGCCAAATTGTAAGTTTAAAATATTAATGAAGTTCAAAATTCCCACAGGCAGAGAGAATATGGAAGATCAATGAACCAGCACCACAAAGGCCACCAGTGCCACTGTTATAAAAACAAGTCAGATAATGATTGATAATTTTGTCATTGGAAATCTTGGAAACACAAGAGCAGAAAAATTGGCGCAAAGAGGATATCCAGGAAAGGACATTAGCAAAATAATTGAGCTTCTAGCTATTTATAAATTTGTTCCCCATTAAAATCTCTATGGCAATACACTAGAAATGGAAAATATTTTCACAAGCTAACTTTATGACAATGTTGACAACCCTGTTGCCAAATGGAATTTTTCAATAAAAGAGAAATGGTTGCTAGAATTTAATTTGATCCAAGCAGGTAAAATTAATATTCTCAGCAAACAAGAAGAAAACGATTAACAATAAGGAAAGGAAATATATAGGTGACCTTGCTCATGGAACAACTCGCTTTCATTGAAGCCATAATCAGAAGGATGACTCTGTGAGAATCCCATTCTTGACTTCCTCAAGTCTTCTGATGTCCGATTGGCAAGATCTCGCCCATCTTCTGTATCATCATCTCCCTCAGAAGTCGTCGCAGAAATCCAGTCAACCAAACTCTCGGTCCCACGACTTTTCCTTCCAAACTTTAACAACCGTTTAAACCCTTTTGTCACATCCTTGCGTGACTGATTATGGGACGAATTAGCAACTAGAACAGGTTTCTGAGCACTTCCCCACTTCTTCCTCATTCGAGCAGCATCAGCCTCTGTTTGGGCAAGAGAGTGAGAATTCCAGGATGCAGGGCTTCCAATTGGAGATTCCACAGAAGCATCAATATCTGAGATCTCATGCGGGTAGGAAAATGGATTATGCATGCGGGAGTTCCATGACACTGGGCTTTCCCCAGGTGAGTCCTGTAAGGACCCCACGACATGGaatgttgaaggaacggaagccggCAGTTCAGTAACTGAAGAAGGATCAATTTGAGAAATTTGAGAAAGAGATCTCAAAGAATCACCATTCTCAGATTCAGAAATCTTATCAGATTCCTGGCTTAACCCTGTTTTACCATTTTCAGTGTTAGCACAATCTTCAAACTCTGTTGTTTCTAGATCCTcctcctcttcctcttcttcttttgctacaTTGACCGAATCTTCTGCCTCAAAAGGTGATTCTTCATATTCTTCTTCGTTTTTCAAAGCCTCTGATGCCACCGAAGCTTTCAGTTTGGCAATACTAGTACCAGCACCAGGACCTATGCCATTACCCTTCCGAAGGAAAGGCTTCGACTCCACATTCTTTGAAAATTTTTCATACAggccctgctcagtttgctcttTATCGAACTTCAACGGTGACAAAACAATATCATCGGAGTTCAAACGAGGCAAATCCCTGAATTCAGTAGGACTAGCAGAGCTTTTCCTCAAGGACTGAGAACGTCGAGGCTTTTCTTCCTTTGCAAGAGGTATCTCTTCAGTTGTACTCTTGCTGCGGGCATAAGTTCTCACCTGTGTGCGATTTGCTGTTTTGCTGACTCCAGAAGAGGGCTTTGTGTTCTCTTTTCTGAAATCAGAGAAATTTGGAACTGATTGTGCAAGAGTATTTTCTGATTGCACTCTTCGCTTCCCAGAACTGGGGTTGGAAATTTTGACTAATGACCGTGGAACTGGTGCTGCCGTTGTGCGAGGGGTAGATGAAGAGAAATTTCTGTTTAGCACCAACTTCTTGTTTTGGGAGCTTCTAGAAGCACCATCCGTTAAAGACACCTCACCTAATGATCTATCTTGTCCATAATATTTCTGTTCAAGAAATTCAGAAGGATCCTCATCCTCCTCACTCTGAATGGAATCCACCAGATGCTGTAAAAGGAGAATCTTACCAAATGAGGAAGCTCTGAAATtccaataaataaaaatgaaagcaAAAATTAAACATTCATCAGCATCAGAACTTAATTCTCAAAGATATAGCAGAAATATTGAATACCTGCTCTCTCTTGATGCTAGAACGAGAGTGGTATGTTCTGAGCTTCTCTGCACGTTGACGAGCACTCGCACCTGAGTCCAGTCTGTCCGCAGACCCAGAAAATTTGGCCTTCATTTCAGCTCTATTCCGCTCAAGGCTATCCTGCATTGCCTTCAACTTGGCTTCCTTCTCTGCTCTTTTTGTACCCCACTCTTCCCTCAACTTTGCATCTCTTTTCTGCATGTATTTCTCATAGAACTTTCCTCTAGAATCATCTGAAAAACTCATCTCAGAGAAATTCTGTCTCAAAGAACCGCCACAGTCCTGATCTACTATCTTCATTGGTGGAGTACTAAAATTGGCATTATCACTAGCACTCACAATAGGTTCAGCCTCTGTCTTCTTGTCCTGAACCTGTGCAGGAGATATTTCCAATGCTGTCAGTTTTTTGTACTGTGAATTTATTGCCTGTTCAACCTGCAACTCAGCAGGCTTGCTTTTCCTTGTAGAACCAGATTGATCTCCAGGAATCCGAAGCTTGTGTTCAGCAAAAAGTTTTTCAAGCTCGTTTGCCTTCATTTTCAGCTCCTCATTGAGCTCCTGATTCCCCTTAGATTGCCTTACCCTCTGAACTTGCTCTACTGATGGTGCTGCCACGGTACTAAAGCTCTGCTGAATCTCAGAAACCTTTTTATTAGGAAAGACTGGCTTGTTATTTCCATAAGTAGAGCCAGTCTCATCTCTTCTGCCTTTCAGCTTCATAGTCTGTTCTGGACCTGCAGAAAAAGGTTTCTGGACCTTCATTCGTGGAACTTCAAGATCTTCCACCTTTGTTAGTTCCTCCTTTGTCACTTGCTCAACTTCACCTGTAGATGACCTCCACTGCTGCGGAGAAACTGACTGATCACTCTCAAACTCTTTATATGACCCTTCCCTTAATTTCACTCCAAAACCACCTTCAAGCTGTCCAGAAAGAGGTCCAGTATGAGTCCGAGAACCCCTTACCAGCGACTGACTGAATGGCTGATCCCTTGCTTTAACATCCTCAACTCCATTCCCAGATTCAACATCCCCCACCCCACCTACAGAACTTCCAATCTGAGTCTGCAATCCAACCTGGTTGTTCACTCCAACAGTCTCCCCTATATCTGAATTACCTCTCCACTTTCCCTCAACAACCCGATGACCTTCTACTCCACTACTCTTCTCATCTGCACCCAAGGTACCCCTAAACTTCTCTCTAACCCCCAGATCAACAGTGGCCTGCTCAGCTCTACCTGTAAATGACCTCAATTGGGCCTGAGACCCTGCTTGATCTTTTAAATTCACCTTCCCCTTTAACCCCACTTCCTCATCCTTCCCCACAAATCCACCAACATGTGTCTGCCACTCACCCTGACCTTTGAACCCAGAAACACTCGTGGCATCAGACTTAACTGAATTCGCTGTATCGTTCAACACCTTCTGATCCTTTGTATCTACAGATGGGGTAGGAAACACGTTATTTTTACTTAATACAGAAGATGAAGAAGGTGTACACAGAGGGCTATCTGTAAAGCCATTGTCCTTCTTGTCATTGCCTAGGTCAATGCTCATATCACTAGCGCCACTCCATCTCCTCAATACAGCCTTTTCAACTGCAGGTACAGAAGATACATCAGAAGAGAGTCTCCTCGGTTCTACAGATTTGCCTACAGCTATAGGTTTTCCACCCGAATTCTCCTTCTGCTTGTTCTCAAACAGGTTGATCCTGTCCTGGACACTGAGCCGCCTTGCAGGTTGGCTTGGTAGACTAGGTGATGACTCCCAGGTAGACTCCTctttcttatcttcttcctttttttcgtTCAGGACAGTGGATTGAGCAGGTACAGATGTATTTGAATGAAACGTAGAAGTTTTGGATTGGTTAAAGTGGTGTTGCCTTTGCGTTAAATCTAGTTGTTGTTCTCGGCCGGCTTGCTGGTGTTGGTGTTTATTTTGTAACGAGGATTGGTGGGCCCTAACATTATGGGATCTAAGTGGCTCTTCAGATGGGTCATCAATTGACATGTCAGATCCCCATGAAGCCCTGACCACTGGCTCCTCAACACCTAGCTTCCTTTGATTGATCAGGTCTGGTCTTCTCTCGCACAATGAGATAAATTTGTTACAGGCTTCACTGCAAAAAATACATAACGGTCCaattaaagtttgtaattttgggggaaaatgaaaatgaaaataaaaaataaataaaaaaaaaggtgaGAAGTACAAGAAAGTTGGCACCtggagaaaagagaaaaaaacccTATAACTATTAAACCTGCCATACCATGACAGGAAAAGTTGAGAACATAAGAATTTTATCTTTTTTAATatcaaaatgagagaattttatcTTTTTTAATATCAAAATGAGATCTGAAATCAACTATTTTTCCTGTGTTTGTCATAAGCTTCCAACATAGGAGGATGTTAGACTCTTCCTAAATAGTGGGGTCAACCAGGCTTGTTTAAGAAAAACAAATGTACAGCCTACAAACTGAATTTGGGCAATATGTTAAAATTTGCAGTGGGGATATTTTAGATAACGTCCCAATAGCAAGTATTAATGATTAATAATGACTGGTCCCATGTTTCATTCAGGACACTTCAGCATAATCATTAAGAATTTCCTCCAATTGTCCTTGATGCTTTCTGCTTGACCCCGTGTGACCTACATGAAGGGATCCCAATGCTCCAACCCAAAACTTTTAGGATAACAAATAaaagaagaaataaataacaaGAAATGCTAATGCTAAGGGAGATAAACAAATGCTAAAGATCATTTAATACTGAAAATTGAGCTTAAGAGAGATAATGTAATATACAGATTACTCTATCTTGCTTATTCATTTTCCTAACAAGTTTTTAGTACCCTAATAAGACATCACAAAGAGTATAATCAAACTCAATAATAAACCTACTCCACCAATGGAAAAAAGCTAAAAACAAGGAACACTAATATTTACAACTATGTAGAAACCAATGGCTCCCCTCATACTCAAATACAATCACTTGAGGTACATCAAGGGAAATTATAATGCAGCATTGCCCAACAGCATCCAGACAAAATATGAAGTTTCATGATGTGTCGCTATTATCCCCACCATAAATCTTAAACAACGAATGCTAGATACCACCTTTTTGTCTGGCCAGCGCATCAAAAGTTCATTTAAAGGTTACAAATTATTAAATTACCTGGTGATATTTCATTTTCTGAAGAGTTAAACCATCAAAAAGGCATGCTGTGATATCTTAGGTTAAGTTTAGGACCCGCAGCTGCAACTTATCAGCATTTGCTACAGCTTGACAAGACAAAATAGTTTTTTTGGGAACCTCTAAAAATAATAGGGATTTCTTAGATCCAGAAAGATAACcaaggtttttttttctttttaggaGAAGCAAAAAGAGAAGATGCATACCTTGGTTTTCATATTGCCCCTGTTTAACAAAACTACTAAAAGATGTATGAGAAATGTGTTTCAATCTTAAAGTTGATAGGAAGCAATAAATGTTATAATTTGGTGAATTTTGCCCGAAGTTCTGATGTCACAACAAAATAAGCAGCACATTGGGAAACTGGGAAAGGAATTGCAAAAGATCAAGTGTTGTGAATCTTAACCTGGGTTATACAGAATAAAGGTCACATTGAGAAATGTGCAAGGAAAACCAACACTTTTACTTGTTATCACGTCATATTCAACTTTCTTTTGACATCCAATGGCTTGTTGGCTTATACAATCCAAAGTTGGATCTGTTCACACAGACAAGCCATTGGTACAgctataaaactaaaaataaaatccaGCCAAACGCTAAATTGATGTCAAATTCTTAGCTTGTCTGCAATTTTAGAGAGAAAATCCAAGCCTAAAGCAACTAAGTTCTTCAAGATTTTTCCCTTCATTTCACATTCCTCATGTGCTTGCCACTCAACCAGACCAAAGAAACACTATATTGAACCCCTCAAAGGCAGCACTAAGGCATTACAGAATATTGTTAAATTGAAGCCACAGCCACAATATGCACACAAGCACATGCAATCAACACACAATTAGCAATTTGGTTTTAAGGATTTTCCAGACTACTTACTTCAAGCGATGGGcaccaaaatgatctgaaaagtgCTGGAGCTCTGACACAGTGTCAGGATTAAAGCCAGCAGCTGATGCACGAGCAAGGGCTGTGGTTAAATCCTGCCTAACTGCAATAAGTCGTACATCAATAGCCCGTAGAAGCTCCTTCCTGCATAGTAcagcaaaaaaataaaaagaaagcatGAAGCATAATGCATCAAGCATATGTTGACTGGCCGTATCATGCAGCAAATGGTTTAGTTTTGTCAATACTGTGCACCATTTAACTCCTATCATCATCACTGATCATCCACTTAATAATAAGCCATGGGCTATAGCATTTCTACTATTCCATAACAGATGATAATTTACTAGCCTATCCTCAGAAGCATTAGAATCTTAATACACAATTTAAGACAGTATCTTTACAACTACTAAATCTACCATGAAACCACATATCCATGAAATATCTCAAGATCAAATAAAAAGCAGCTTCATAACTTGATAGTTCATTCAACTAACAAATTGCATGTTGCAACTCCCCATTTCTCATAAATTTCATGATTTGACAGTAAAAGCTAATCAATCAATGACCAAAAATTACATCAAAGGTACAATATTCCTTAAAATTCCAAATTTCCAACAGAAGATGAAATCAACAACTCAAACAGGTGTAGGGACTTCCAAAACtagtcaaaattttcaaaaaacatAATCAAGCATGGTGCCCAAAAAATTAGAAATGGAAATTTACTTCGTTGCATCAGCTCCTGCCACCGCTCCTGATCCATCTCCACCTGGAGCAAGTTATCCAAATCCTGAGTCAGTATATGAGCAATATGTACTTTATTTGGTTCACAGAGATAATTCCAATttggaaaattttattaaatttcagATACTTCTTAGCATAAGGAGAATAAGTTCACCAAAGCAGTAACATAAGAGCCAGGACAATCAATCATGTCAAAAAGTTGACCTTAAAGTATTTTTCTTGGGGTGGAGGGGCAATGTGTTTTACATGGCATTTGCCTTACAATAACTCTTTATGCATCATTTTCCTCTATTCCACCTAATGCAGATGTCTAAAGCCACAAAATTATACCTGCATACCACCCGATCTGAACCCAAACCCAATTTTAAAATATCTTTTTACTACCTGTCCCAAACCCATTTATCATTACCCGCATACCACGTAAACCCACCCAAaccaaatttttaatatatttttgctgaaattttaatcatataagagatCCACAGGTCAGATAACCAAACCCAAGCCTGAAATATTAAAAACTATGGCCAAAAATATTCTAAAttttcaaataactaaataaaaataatactataatttcatttcataaattattttcGTGAAATAAATCATAgaagaaatttataaataaagttaacaataaatgaaacaaacaacATTAAAATCATTATGAATGAAACATAACCAATTCAAGTTCATCAACATGAATGGGTTAGAGTACCCACTACCCGTTACCCATTTAGCTAAACAGGTTCGAGTAGCAGGTAAGTATATGCAGTATTAAACCTGAAACAGGGAcggatataaaattttaaatccaaACCCATCCTATTAGGATTCGGGCGGGGCAGATACCCGCGAAAACCTGCCCATCTACCATCCCTACTGAAGACGTTCTCAagaccaatatatatatatatatatatatatatatatatatatatatatatatatcacttaTTAAGGGTTTTAGACATCAAGGcaccatacatcaaacaatacatataagtAACTTCATAGTAGATTAGAAAATTCTGCAAAAGAAAGGTATTTTAGAAATTGTTGCATTGTCAAAGCAGGCATATGGAGTTTGGCCACTCTTGACATAACTGTTCTGAAATGGCCAAACCAACTAAGAGGAATGCAGTACCCAAATAAGCTATTCTCACTTAAATATTGGTATCAGTTTCCTCataataaataaggaaaaattaattaaagaagaataaaaataagAACATATTATTGTTGAGGAAAATAGCATATAATAGTTATCTTTTCCACCAGTTATGGATTTGAATCCATACAACCACAAATGTCTAGATTCCATGCAATGATACTTGACTACAGCCATACTGATTGTGTATTTTCTTTCCAGTGGAATTGTGTGCAAATGAAAGATTCTAAAACCACTCAAAATTCATGAACTTTTATATGAGAAAAAGGTGTGTAACAGAATTCAGGACttgggtattttctttcattataTATAACTACTGCcctatattgataaaaatttaagacATTATGCAGTAATTTTTGCTATAAATGGAAGATTCTAGTACTTAATTTTGTTGCATCCAGATAAATGAGTATAATTAACCAACTGAAAGGGAGAAAGAAAAGGAGGAGCTGCGCACCTAAAGCACCAGAAAGCTGATCTCTGCCCCCCTGAATAAAAGAGTTCCCAAATTTAGTAATGATCTTTACAATTATTATGCAGCTGTTATCTGCTAGATAAAATAGCAGTATTACCTGAGAGTAGATTTTCCGCGCTGCTTCCAACTGAGACATCTCCGCATCAAATGTATTGACCATCTCCAAAGCCTCAGGTGTACTGACAAACCGCACAAATCTGAAAACAGGAAGTTCCAATCATATCGAAAGCTGAGCTGAAATTAAAGCATTTCTTCATACCACATCCATATAATTTCTCAGTAAGCACTATAAGTAACCTCTCAAGGGTTCCTTTCGTAAACCAAGTCTCAGCATTTCTCTGTCTTTCTACATCAAGCTTGATTGAATGAAATGCCTGTGCAACCTGCTCTTCAGCAACCTTCAAATGAGTCACAAATGGCTTTACCAATCCTGAAGCAAGCTTCTCCATATGTCCATTACTTGACACAAACAATTCACAACTGCCAAAAAGGAAAAGGAATAAATAAAAAAAGCTACAAATAGAAAGGtatgcagtacataaaactcaATGAACAAACATCCTCACCGTGAACGCTTTGGAGACAGTTGAAACTCAGCATAGTCAAGAGGTGTTTCAGATTTCATTTTTGTTCTCTACAATATTTATACTATGTCTTGTTCTCTAACCTCCTCATATAGCCAGATGTTCTCCCCTATGCATAACCCAAGATCCTCCTATTCTTTGATTAATCAAGTCTCATAACTGGCAGAACTTTAATACAGAAAACCTACAATG contains:
- the LOC110658948 gene encoding COP1-interacting protein 7 isoform X1 codes for the protein MKSETPLDYAEFQLSPKRSRCELFVSSNGHMEKLASGLVKPFVTHLKVAEEQVAQAFHSIKLDVERQRNAETWFTKGTLERFVRFVSTPEALEMVNTFDAEMSQLEAARKIYSQGGRDQLSGALGGDGSGAVAGADATKKELLRAIDVRLIAVRQDLTTALARASAAGFNPDTVSELQHFSDHFGAHRLNEACNKFISLCERRPDLINQRKLGVEEPVVRASWGSDMSIDDPSEEPLRSHNVRAHQSSLQNKHQHQQAGREQQLDLTQRQHHFNQSKTSTFHSNTSVPAQSTVLNEKKEEDKKEESTWESSPSLPSQPARRLSVQDRINLFENKQKENSGGKPIAVGKSVEPRRLSSDVSSVPAVEKAVLRRWSGASDMSIDLGNDKKDNGFTDSPLCTPSSSSVLSKNNVFPTPSVDTKDQKVLNDTANSVKSDATSVSGFKGQGEWQTHVGGFVGKDEEVGLKGKVNLKDQAGSQAQLRSFTGRAEQATVDLGVREKFRGTLGADEKSSGVEGHRVVEGKWRGNSDIGETVGVNNQVGLQTQIGSSVGGVGDVESGNGVEDVKARDQPFSQSLVRGSRTHTGPLSGQLEGGFGVKLREGSYKEFESDQSVSPQQWRSSTGEVEQVTKEELTKVEDLEVPRMKVQKPFSAGPEQTMKLKGRRDETGSTYGNNKPVFPNKKVSEIQQSFSTVAAPSVEQVQRVRQSKGNQELNEELKMKANELEKLFAEHKLRIPGDQSGSTRKSKPAELQVEQAINSQYKKLTALEISPAQVQDKKTEAEPIVSASDNANFSTPPMKIVDQDCGGSLRQNFSEMSFSDDSRGKFYEKYMQKRDAKLREEWGTKRAEKEAKLKAMQDSLERNRAEMKAKFSGSADRLDSGASARQRAEKLRTYHSRSSIKREQHLVDSIQSEEDEDPSEFLEQKYYGQDRSLGEVSLTDGASRSSQNKKLVLNRNFSSSTPRTTAAPVPRSLVKISNPSSGKRRVQSENTLAQSVPNFSDFRKENTKPSSGVSKTANRTQVRTYARSKSTTEEIPLAKEEKPRRSQSLRKSSASPTEFRDLPRLNSDDIVLSPLKFDKEQTEQGLYEKFSKNVESKPFLRKGNGIGPGAGTSIAKLKASVASEALKNEEEYEESPFEAEDSVNVAKEEEEEEEDLETTEFEDCANTENGKTGLSQESDKISESENGDSLRSLSQISQIDPSSVTELPASVPSTFHVVGSLQDSPGESPVSWNSRMHNPFSYPHEISDIDASVESPIGSPASWNSHSLAQTEADAARMRKKWGSAQKPVLVANSSHNQSRKDVTKGFKRLLKFGRKSRGTESLVDWISATTSEGDDDTEDGRDLANRTSEDLRKSRMGFSQSHPSDYGFNESELFHEQDQAIHSSIPAPPANFKLRDDHMSGSSIKAPRSFFSLSSFRSKGSDSKLR